From Micromonospora rhizosphaerae, the proteins below share one genomic window:
- a CDS encoding flavin-dependent oxidoreductase, with protein sequence MSDVRGRDERVLIVGAGIGGLVLALELHDAGIPCRVYEAVPEIRPLGVGVNILPHASRVLCQLGLEDPLTRASVTTRESVFFNRFGQLIYREPSGRYAGYDHPQFSIHRGDLQRVLLDAVRERLGADAVVLDHRCTGVTQDDRVAQVRFRSSSTGETLPAVAADVVVAGDGIHSAVRAQLHPNEGPPRYSGINMWRGTTVGQPILTGASMVRAGWLDRGKMVIYPIRDNVDGRGNQLINWVAEIETPRHVERDWGRPGRLEDFIGAFEDWHFDWLDVPAMLRGAEQVLEYPMVDQDPLDRWTFGRVTLLGDAAHPMVPRGSNGAGQAILDARALRHSLSTIDDPQAALQAYEKRRLPVTTQVVRTNRSTPPDVIIREVWERTGDQPFERIEDVISRAELEAISRRYKEIAGFAPEALRTGD encoded by the coding sequence ATGAGCGATGTCCGCGGCCGCGACGAGCGCGTGCTGATCGTCGGTGCCGGAATCGGCGGCCTGGTGCTGGCCCTTGAGCTGCACGACGCCGGCATTCCCTGCCGGGTCTACGAGGCCGTGCCGGAGATCCGCCCGCTCGGCGTGGGCGTCAACATCCTGCCGCACGCCTCCCGGGTGCTCTGCCAGCTGGGTCTGGAGGACCCGCTCACCCGGGCTTCGGTGACCACCCGGGAGTCCGTCTTCTTCAACCGCTTCGGTCAGCTCATCTACCGCGAGCCCAGCGGCCGGTACGCCGGGTACGACCATCCGCAGTTCTCCATCCATCGTGGTGATCTGCAACGGGTGCTGCTGGACGCGGTCCGCGAGCGGTTGGGGGCGGACGCGGTCGTCCTCGATCACCGGTGCACCGGCGTGACGCAGGACGACCGGGTCGCGCAGGTGCGGTTCCGCAGCTCCAGCACGGGTGAGACGCTGCCGGCCGTCGCGGCGGACGTCGTGGTCGCCGGTGACGGCATCCACTCGGCAGTTCGCGCACAACTGCACCCGAACGAAGGCCCGCCGCGATACTCCGGCATCAACATGTGGCGCGGTACGACCGTGGGGCAGCCGATCCTGACCGGAGCGAGCATGGTCCGAGCGGGGTGGCTGGACCGCGGAAAGATGGTCATCTACCCGATCCGCGACAATGTCGACGGGCGGGGCAACCAGCTGATCAACTGGGTCGCGGAGATCGAGACGCCGCGGCACGTCGAGCGGGACTGGGGTCGTCCGGGCAGGCTGGAGGACTTCATCGGCGCCTTCGAGGACTGGCACTTCGACTGGCTCGACGTTCCGGCGATGCTCCGCGGCGCGGAGCAGGTGCTGGAGTACCCGATGGTCGATCAGGATCCGCTGGACCGGTGGACCTTCGGCCGGGTGACGCTGCTCGGTGACGCCGCGCACCCGATGGTGCCGCGCGGCTCCAACGGCGCCGGGCAGGCCATCCTCGACGCGCGTGCGCTGCGTCATTCCCTGTCGACCATCGACGACCCGCAGGCCGCGCTCCAAGCGTACGAGAAACGGCGTCTGCCGGTCACCACGCAGGTGGTACGCACCAATCGCAGTACCCCACCCGACGTGATCATCCGCGAGGTCTGGGAGCGCACCGGGGACCAGCCGTTCGAGCGCATCGAGGACGTGATCAGCCGGGCCGAACTGGAAGCGATCTCGCGGCGTTACAAGGAGATCGCCGGCTTCGCGCCGGAGGCCCTGCGCACCGGCGACTGA